A window of the Sulfobacillus acidophilus DSM 10332 genome harbors these coding sequences:
- a CDS encoding Acylphosphatase (PFAM: HypF finger; yrdC domain; Acylphosphatase~TIGRFAM: [NiFe] hydrogenase maturation protein HypF~COGs: COG0068 Hydrogenase maturation factor~HAMAP: Acylphosphatase~InterPro IPR004421:IPR001792:IPR011125:IPR006070~KEGG: aba:Acid345_0926 (NiFe) hydrogenase maturation protein HypF~PFAM: Sua5/YciO/YrdC, N-terminal; Acylphosphatase-like; Zinc finger, HypF-type~SPTR: (NiFe) hydrogenase maturation protein HypF;~TIGRFAM: Hydrogenase maturation factor, HypF-type) — protein MSESLVARRILIRGVVQGVGFRPFVYRLAQRLHLTGWVLNGTDGVEIHIEGSDGRVQSFIEALWQEHPPAAQIAALEIHEAPFDHGTSFDIKPSRGQGTPVTRISADLRLCAVCRREMSDPDNRRYRYPYINCTDCGPRYSIILRLPYDRPNTTMHAWTFCAACAAEYHDPENRRFHAQPVACPECGPHYVFRDAEGVITGDVESIAAAARALSEGKIVAIKGLGGYHLACDALNVKAVEALRQRKYRKDKAFAIMVRDLEVAQTLVTVDKDVEALLTSTAAPIVLAPARCHLPGIAPGNRQFGVMLPYTPLHYLLYDYGAPPILVMTSANRSSEPIAYQDDDAAARLSGIADGFLIGERPIARRVDDSVVQIGPFGPMMIRRARGYAPSVVAQLPVVSTPILAVGADLKNSVTLVVEGQAMMSQHLGDLEHWAAFESFQQAIEDLRAVYGIREDDLVVVHDMHPEYRSSAYASGLPARYVVGIQHHRAHIAAVLAERGAWDVPVVGVAFDGTGYGDDGTIWGGEFFVGSLTQGFDRVGHLRPATLVGGDAAGRSPVQAAVGYLAQLASVQDWTQPPFEFPSRFKIASALFRKGVRCFSTTSVGRLFDTVAALLGFTQDMTFEAQAAIWLEQLAWNGKGIATNEPSLWDGRELDFRPLLDTVVRDRLRGHDPAAIAYGFHHHLAYGIAQAVSHLARQYSRHVAVVSGGVFQNVLLLSLLKEYLESKGIEVWTGSQIPVNDGGISLGQAALAWATIDRVVP, from the coding sequence ATGTCCGAGAGTCTCGTGGCTCGCCGCATTCTAATCCGGGGGGTAGTCCAAGGGGTGGGATTTCGTCCCTTTGTATATCGTCTGGCTCAGCGACTGCATCTTACCGGATGGGTACTGAACGGGACTGACGGCGTGGAAATTCATATTGAAGGGTCGGACGGGCGGGTGCAGTCTTTCATTGAAGCGCTTTGGCAGGAACATCCTCCGGCAGCGCAGATTGCGGCACTTGAAATTCACGAGGCGCCCTTTGACCATGGCACATCTTTTGACATCAAACCGAGTCGGGGGCAAGGGACCCCGGTCACTCGCATCTCGGCGGATTTGCGGCTATGTGCGGTCTGTCGCCGAGAAATGTCGGATCCTGATAATCGACGGTATCGTTATCCCTATATTAATTGTACGGATTGCGGTCCACGGTATTCCATCATTTTACGCTTACCGTATGATCGTCCCAATACGACGATGCATGCGTGGACTTTTTGCGCCGCCTGTGCCGCAGAATATCATGATCCCGAGAATCGACGGTTTCATGCACAACCGGTCGCGTGTCCGGAGTGTGGACCGCATTATGTGTTCCGGGACGCCGAGGGCGTTATCACGGGCGACGTGGAATCCATAGCGGCTGCGGCTCGAGCCCTATCTGAGGGGAAAATCGTGGCGATCAAGGGACTAGGCGGTTATCATCTCGCGTGCGATGCGTTAAATGTCAAAGCGGTGGAGGCTCTTCGGCAAAGGAAATACCGGAAAGACAAGGCATTTGCGATAATGGTACGCGATCTGGAAGTCGCCCAAACCTTGGTCACAGTTGACAAGGATGTCGAGGCGCTACTGACGTCCACGGCGGCGCCGATTGTTCTGGCTCCCGCGCGTTGTCACCTTCCGGGAATTGCGCCGGGTAATCGTCAATTCGGCGTCATGTTGCCATATACGCCCTTGCATTACCTGTTATACGATTATGGGGCGCCGCCCATCTTGGTCATGACGAGTGCCAATCGTTCCAGCGAGCCCATCGCCTATCAAGATGACGATGCCGCTGCGCGCTTATCGGGGATTGCAGACGGGTTTTTAATCGGTGAGCGCCCCATTGCTCGCCGGGTGGATGATTCCGTCGTTCAGATTGGTCCGTTCGGTCCGATGATGATTCGCCGCGCCCGAGGTTATGCGCCTTCGGTCGTCGCACAGCTTCCCGTGGTGTCTACGCCCATATTAGCGGTGGGGGCCGACCTCAAGAATTCCGTGACCTTAGTGGTCGAAGGTCAAGCGATGATGAGTCAACACCTGGGGGACCTGGAGCATTGGGCCGCTTTTGAATCGTTTCAACAAGCGATTGAGGATTTACGGGCGGTGTACGGAATCCGGGAGGACGATCTTGTTGTTGTACACGACATGCATCCCGAATATCGTTCGTCGGCGTATGCATCCGGTTTGCCGGCACGTTACGTCGTGGGTATTCAACATCATAGGGCGCACATCGCTGCCGTCTTGGCCGAACGGGGAGCTTGGGACGTTCCGGTCGTTGGAGTGGCTTTTGACGGCACAGGATATGGTGATGACGGGACGATCTGGGGAGGAGAGTTTTTTGTCGGGTCGCTCACTCAAGGGTTTGACCGTGTAGGGCACTTGCGCCCGGCCACGTTAGTGGGTGGGGACGCAGCCGGACGATCGCCTGTTCAGGCAGCAGTGGGTTATCTCGCCCAATTGGCATCGGTACAGGACTGGACACAGCCTCCGTTTGAATTCCCGTCCCGTTTTAAGATAGCGTCGGCGCTGTTTCGGAAAGGCGTACGCTGTTTTTCGACCACGTCGGTGGGCCGCCTGTTTGACACGGTTGCCGCTCTTCTAGGTTTTACACAAGACATGACGTTTGAAGCCCAAGCGGCGATTTGGCTAGAACAGCTGGCATGGAACGGAAAAGGTATAGCCACGAATGAACCGTCGTTATGGGATGGCCGTGAATTAGACTTTCGACCGTTGCTTGATACGGTAGTACGCGATCGACTGAGGGGACATGATCCGGCGGCCATTGCCTATGGGTTTCATCATCATTTAGCCTATGGTATCGCACAAGCCGTAAGCCATTTAGCGCGACAATATTCCAGACATGTCGCGGTGGTATCCGGAGGCGTGTTTCAAAATGTTTTGCTGTTGTCTTTATTAAAAGAGTATTTGGAGTCCAAGGGGATCGAGGTGTGGACGGGGTCTCAAATTCCTGTGAACGATGGAGGTATCAGTTTGGGGCAGGCTGCTTTGGCATGGGCGACAATCGATCGGGTCGTACCGTAG
- a CDS encoding transposase IS116/IS110/IS902 family protein (PFAM: Transposase IS116/IS110/IS902 family; Transposase~InterPro IPR002525:IPR003346~KEGG: sth:STH305 transposase~PFAM: Transposase, IS116/IS110/IS902; Transposase, IS111A/IS1328/IS1533~SPTR: Transposase), which produces MHSTSTIDQRKAAVQGAVMGGVDVSQGWHYIQWLLPNGLSAGTPIRFVNTRSGFESMWARRPAGTRLVIGLESTGAYWRPLAHWLRQQPGVTVVLVNPLHTRKLKEVDDHTPSKNDAKDAGIIARAVAEGRYLPWTPREGVWSELATLAVTRRQQKADVIRWHNRIQGWLDVYAPEFRRVFKAWDGLAALWVLDTVPFPADVLAYPFEDLVAGLLEASHHRVGRKRAQALVTAYRDSIGVPGHASARAQLAAYLAHWRAARAALAATEAAQQKLVASVPGADALRKIPGFGPVIIATLLGELGNLADYAHPQQVVRMAGLNVVSDNSGKHQGKTHLAKRGRGQARQVAYQAALVAIAHEGPARVHYQELRQRLAPKAALIALACKLLRIAWACWRHQTPYDAERAFARALTAAAA; this is translated from the coding sequence ATGCATTCTACCTCGACGATTGATCAACGCAAAGCCGCGGTCCAAGGCGCCGTGATGGGAGGGGTGGACGTGTCCCAAGGCTGGCATTACATCCAGTGGTTGTTACCGAACGGCTTGTCGGCGGGTACGCCGATCCGGTTCGTGAATACCCGCAGCGGGTTCGAGTCGATGTGGGCCCGGCGTCCCGCCGGGACCCGCCTCGTGATTGGGCTCGAGTCCACCGGCGCCTATTGGCGGCCGTTGGCGCACTGGCTCCGTCAACAACCCGGCGTGACCGTGGTCTTGGTCAATCCGTTGCATACGCGCAAGCTTAAAGAAGTCGACGACCACACGCCCTCGAAAAATGACGCCAAGGATGCCGGGATTATTGCGCGGGCGGTCGCCGAGGGGCGGTACCTGCCCTGGACGCCCCGGGAAGGGGTCTGGAGCGAACTGGCGACCTTGGCGGTGACGCGACGCCAGCAAAAGGCGGACGTCATTCGTTGGCACAATCGCATTCAGGGGTGGCTGGATGTCTATGCCCCCGAATTTCGGCGGGTCTTCAAAGCGTGGGATGGCCTGGCGGCCTTGTGGGTGCTCGACACCGTGCCCTTTCCGGCGGACGTGTTGGCGTATCCCTTTGAGGACCTCGTGGCGGGGTTGCTCGAGGCGTCCCATCATCGCGTCGGCCGGAAACGGGCTCAGGCGCTCGTGACCGCCTATCGCGACTCCATTGGGGTGCCCGGGCACGCCAGTGCCCGCGCCCAGTTGGCCGCCTACTTGGCGCATTGGCGCGCGGCGCGCGCCGCGCTCGCGGCCACCGAAGCGGCTCAACAGAAATTGGTCGCGTCGGTACCGGGGGCCGACGCTTTACGTAAGATTCCGGGCTTTGGCCCCGTGATCATTGCGACCCTCTTGGGCGAATTGGGGAACTTGGCGGACTATGCCCATCCGCAGCAGGTGGTCCGCATGGCGGGGTTGAACGTGGTGTCCGACAACTCGGGGAAACATCAGGGTAAGACCCATCTCGCCAAGCGCGGGCGAGGGCAAGCCCGCCAGGTCGCGTATCAGGCGGCGCTCGTGGCCATTGCCCACGAGGGTCCGGCCCGTGTCCACTATCAGGAACTTCGCCAGCGCCTGGCCCCGAAAGCGGCGTTGATCGCGCTAGCCTGCAAACTCTTGCGGATTGCATGGGCGTGTTGGCGGCATCAAACCCCGTACGATGCCGAACGAGCCTTTGCGCGGGCCCTGACAGCGGCCGCGGCGTAA
- a CDS encoding hydrogenase assembly chaperone hypC/hupF (PFAM: HupF/HypC family~TIGRFAM: hydrogenase assembly chaperone HypC/HupF~COGs: COG0298 Hydrogenase maturation factor~InterPro IPR001109~KEGG: bts:Btus_2517 hydrogenase assembly chaperone HypC/HupF~PFAM: Hydrogenase expression/formation protein, HupF/HypC~SPTR: Hydrogenase assembly chaperone hypC/hupF;~TIGRFAM: Hydrogenase expression/formation protein, HupF/HypC): MCLAIPGRLIDVPDKDQPYATVDVSGVRRKINVELLKQEGVQPGDWVLIHVGFAMSKISEDQAEEQLRLLAMLGEAMQAQEEVEGYKFGET; this comes from the coding sequence ATGTGCCTTGCGATCCCCGGCCGATTAATCGATGTGCCGGATAAAGACCAACCGTACGCGACAGTGGATGTATCAGGCGTTCGTCGGAAAATTAATGTGGAACTTTTAAAGCAAGAAGGCGTTCAACCAGGCGATTGGGTTTTGATTCACGTAGGGTTTGCGATGAGCAAGATTAGTGAAGATCAAGCGGAAGAACAGCTACGCCTGCTTGCAATGCTAGGCGAAGCCATGCAGGCGCAAGAAGAAGTCGAAGGGTATAAATTTGGTGAAACCTGA
- a CDS encoding glutaredoxin (PFAM: Glutaredoxin~InterPro IPR002109~KEGG: bts:Btus_2511 glutaredoxin~PFAM: Glutaredoxin~SPTR: Glutaredoxin), which produces MVELYGTRSCPYTAELREHLWWIGKPFTEYDVEQDSEARARLVALTGGITVPVLVENGNVVQIGWRGQGCVAGEA; this is translated from the coding sequence ATGGTTGAATTATATGGTACCAGGTCCTGTCCCTACACTGCAGAATTGCGTGAGCACTTATGGTGGATTGGGAAGCCGTTTACCGAGTATGACGTGGAACAGGATTCTGAGGCGCGAGCGCGATTGGTTGCGTTGACGGGAGGGATTACAGTTCCGGTACTGGTCGAAAACGGAAACGTGGTTCAGATTGGATGGCGGGGTCAAGGATGTGTTGCCGGCGAAGCGTAA
- a CDS encoding hydrogenase expression/formation protein HypE (PFAM: AIR synthase related protein, N-terminal domain; AIR synthase related protein, C-terminal domain~TIGRFAM: hydrogenase expression/formation protein HypE~COGs: COG0309 Hydrogenase maturation factor~InterPro IPR011854:IPR000728:IPR010918~KEGG: gmc:GY4MC1_2007 hydrogenase expression/formation protein HypE~PFAM: AIR synthase related protein, C-terminal; AIR synthase related protein~SPTR: Hydrogenase expression/formation protein HypE;~TIGRFAM: Hydrogenase expression/formation protein HypE) — protein sequence MKTRTIGFRDAQIELAHGAGGKATRRLIEGLFVPYLDNERLAQLADAAYVEANGQRLAVTADSFVVKPLTFPGGTIGELAVNGTVNDLAVSGARPIALLTTFILEAGLPTNVLEPQVETMARAAQNAGVPIVGGDTKVVEHGQCDGMYITSSGLGVVDPRASLSAKSVRPGDQVLVSGPIGDHGITILLARGDLDLEADLSSDTRSVWPFVDALLSACGPHLRWMRDPTRGGVATALNELARDADVAVTIFEEAIPVRDPVRGACEILGLDPLHIACEGQFLAVVGPEAVDIALAALRSVPGGEGAVRIGEIGTEPSRTVIGHSSYGGHRVIDVLVGDPLPRIC from the coding sequence ATGAAGACTCGAACGATCGGATTTCGGGATGCTCAAATTGAACTGGCGCACGGGGCGGGTGGGAAAGCCACCCGACGCCTCATTGAAGGGCTATTTGTGCCGTATCTCGATAATGAGCGGCTTGCTCAGCTGGCCGACGCCGCCTATGTTGAGGCGAATGGCCAACGGTTGGCCGTCACGGCGGACAGCTTTGTCGTAAAACCGTTAACGTTCCCGGGAGGAACCATCGGGGAGTTGGCCGTAAACGGGACGGTCAACGATTTAGCGGTCTCGGGGGCCCGGCCTATCGCCTTGCTTACCACATTCATTCTCGAAGCGGGTCTGCCGACCAATGTGTTGGAACCTCAGGTGGAAACTATGGCCCGGGCTGCCCAAAATGCCGGGGTACCAATTGTTGGCGGGGATACCAAAGTGGTGGAACACGGCCAATGTGACGGAATGTATATCACCAGTTCAGGATTAGGAGTGGTTGACCCGCGCGCTTCGTTATCGGCAAAATCGGTGCGGCCGGGGGACCAGGTCCTGGTATCGGGACCGATTGGAGATCACGGGATTACTATTCTCCTGGCCCGCGGAGATTTGGATCTGGAAGCTGATTTATCCTCGGACACACGTTCCGTGTGGCCATTCGTTGACGCCCTGCTTTCGGCATGCGGACCGCATCTGCGGTGGATGCGCGACCCGACACGAGGAGGGGTCGCTACGGCGCTCAATGAATTGGCACGGGACGCGGATGTGGCGGTGACGATTTTTGAGGAGGCCATTCCGGTCCGCGATCCGGTACGAGGGGCATGTGAAATTTTGGGGCTCGATCCGCTTCACATTGCGTGCGAGGGACAATTTTTGGCGGTAGTTGGTCCCGAGGCGGTTGACATTGCGCTGGCGGCCTTGCGTTCAGTTCCCGGTGGAGAAGGCGCGGTGCGCATAGGGGAGATCGGAACCGAACCGTCACGAACAGTCATTGGTCATTCGAGCTATGGCGGACACCGTGTCATTGATGTGTTGGTCGGAGATCCGTTGCCGCGAATCTGTTAG
- a CDS encoding transposase IS116/IS110/IS902 family protein (PFAM: Transposase IS116/IS110/IS902 family; Transposase~InterPro IPR002525:IPR003346~KEGG: toc:Toce_2108 transposase IS116/IS110/IS902 family protein~PFAM: Transposase, IS116/IS110/IS902; Transposase, IS111A/IS1328/IS1533~SPTR: Transposase IS116/IS110/IS902 family protein): MSRLFVGIDIGKYHHEVSLVSAEGKVLRHFRMENTQESVDRLWGAVTDVGASEVLYGLEATGHYWLALYAALTGRGARVKVINPIQSDSLRNLYIRVTKTDPKDSFVIADLLRIGRYTETVVPDETVLALRDLSRLRVEFTVTLGSLKHQAHAVMDRIFPEWNRLWSNPWGPTARAVLSAYPTPAALAAADPGALTDLIREASRGRLGAETATQVQITAQQSFGVTYGLDAAVLSVRLLMEQMAFLEQQIQTLDERLAALIPQDTPILTVPGIGPTLAAAILGEIGDITRFASGKKLKAYAGLDARVHQSGEFQRTRTRISKRGSPYLRRALWLAAFAARIHDPGFRAYYEAKRAQGKHPNQALGAVAGKLCMVLWAILTRNVPYDPAHALPSLSVESS, encoded by the coding sequence ATGTCCCGATTGTTTGTTGGCATCGATATTGGCAAATACCATCATGAGGTGTCGCTGGTGTCCGCCGAAGGGAAGGTCTTGCGCCATTTCCGCATGGAAAACACCCAAGAGAGTGTCGATCGACTGTGGGGTGCCGTAACCGATGTGGGCGCCAGTGAGGTGCTCTATGGCCTGGAGGCCACGGGTCACTACTGGTTGGCGCTGTATGCGGCCCTCACGGGCCGCGGGGCCCGCGTCAAAGTGATTAACCCGATCCAATCGGACAGCCTGCGCAATCTGTATATTCGGGTTACCAAGACGGACCCGAAAGATTCGTTTGTGATTGCGGACCTGCTGCGGATCGGGCGCTACACCGAAACGGTCGTGCCGGACGAAACCGTCTTGGCCTTGCGCGATTTGTCGCGTCTGCGCGTCGAATTCACCGTGACCTTGGGGTCGTTGAAGCACCAAGCCCACGCCGTCATGGACCGGATTTTCCCGGAGTGGAATCGGCTGTGGAGCAACCCCTGGGGCCCCACGGCCCGGGCGGTTTTGTCCGCGTACCCGACGCCAGCCGCGCTCGCGGCCGCTGATCCGGGGGCCCTGACCGACCTGATTCGCGAGGCGAGTCGCGGACGGTTGGGGGCCGAGACCGCGACGCAGGTGCAAATCACCGCTCAACAGTCCTTTGGCGTGACCTATGGCCTCGATGCCGCCGTCTTGAGTGTGCGCCTCTTGATGGAGCAAATGGCGTTCCTCGAACAGCAAATCCAGACACTGGACGAACGGCTTGCCGCCTTGATCCCCCAAGACACCCCCATCTTGACGGTCCCGGGCATTGGCCCGACCCTGGCGGCCGCCATTTTGGGCGAAATCGGCGATATTACGCGCTTTGCCAGCGGCAAGAAACTGAAGGCTTACGCCGGCTTGGATGCCCGCGTGCACCAAAGCGGCGAGTTCCAGCGGACGCGGACCCGCATCTCCAAGCGCGGTTCGCCGTATTTGCGTCGGGCCCTGTGGCTGGCCGCTTTCGCGGCCCGCATCCACGACCCGGGATTCCGCGCCTACTATGAGGCCAAACGCGCGCAAGGCAAGCACCCGAATCAGGCGTTGGGGGCCGTGGCCGGCAAGTTGTGTATGGTGTTGTGGGCGATATTGACGCGGAACGTCCCCTATGATCCCGCTCACGCACTTCCCTCGCTTTCCGTCGAATCCTCTTGA
- a CDS encoding hydrogenase maturation factor (PFAM: HupF/HypC family~KEGG: bts:Btus_2516 hydrogenase maturation factor~SPTR: Hydrogenase maturation factor) yields MELESYGRCTLDRDGCSTCGDVAVPVRVVEVRDSEALVEDRLAQRSWVIVDFVPDTQVGEILLVHAGIAIGRAQEEL; encoded by the coding sequence ATGGAACTGGAAAGTTATGGACGTTGTACGTTAGACAGGGACGGGTGTTCGACGTGCGGTGATGTTGCGGTGCCGGTGCGGGTTGTCGAAGTTCGTGATTCCGAGGCGTTGGTCGAAGATCGGTTGGCTCAGCGCAGCTGGGTGATAGTCGATTTTGTACCCGATACCCAGGTTGGAGAAATATTGTTGGTGCATGCCGGTATTGCCATTGGTCGGGCGCAGGAGGAGTTATGA
- a CDS encoding hydrogenase expression/formation protein HypD (PFAM: Hydrogenase formation hypA family~TIGRFAM: hydrogenase expression/formation protein HypD~COGs: COG0409 Hydrogenase maturation factor~InterPro IPR002780~KEGG: bts:Btus_2515 hydrogenase expression/formation protein HypD~PFAM: Hydrogenase formation HypD protein~SPTR: Hydrogenase expression/formation protein HypD;~TIGRFAM: Hydrogenase formation HypD protein): protein MKYVDEFRDPALIESTAAEIRRIADSNRVYRIMEVCGGHTFSIYRFGLNDLLPPNIELVHGPGCPVCVLPMGRIDDGMAIADDPRVIMTAFGDMMRVPGRRGSALEMKARGMDVRMVYSPLDALKLAMQNPDREIVFFAIGFETTAPSTAFTLMRARALGLKNFTVFSNHVLIIPAIRAILDSPDMRIDGFIGPGHVSAVIGCRPYEFVAQDYGKPVVVSGFEPLDLLQSILMILRQLKEGRAEVENQYKRVVPWDGNVAALKALGEVFEVRPYFEWRGLGFISQSALKLRSAFAPWDSEERFVVRGVRVTDPKAAQCGEVLKGVLKPHQCKVFGRECTPEHPIGALMVSSEGACAAYYEHVYLRQVTGG from the coding sequence ATGAAATACGTTGATGAATTTCGCGATCCCGCGTTAATTGAATCGACGGCTGCCGAGATTCGTCGCATAGCGGATTCGAACCGGGTTTATCGCATCATGGAAGTGTGCGGTGGACACACGTTTTCGATCTATCGTTTTGGCCTAAATGATCTTTTGCCGCCGAATATTGAGTTGGTTCATGGCCCGGGGTGTCCCGTATGTGTCCTGCCCATGGGTCGTATTGATGACGGAATGGCAATTGCGGATGACCCGCGGGTTATTATGACGGCGTTTGGCGATATGATGCGGGTTCCGGGGCGTCGAGGAAGTGCGTTGGAAATGAAGGCGCGTGGCATGGATGTCCGAATGGTGTACTCACCGTTAGACGCCTTAAAGTTAGCAATGCAAAACCCTGATCGCGAGATTGTGTTTTTTGCGATTGGATTTGAGACCACCGCGCCCTCAACCGCATTCACGTTGATGCGCGCTCGTGCTTTAGGCCTTAAGAATTTTACCGTTTTTAGCAATCATGTTCTAATTATTCCGGCCATACGCGCCATTTTGGATTCTCCGGATATGCGGATCGACGGATTTATTGGGCCGGGACATGTGTCGGCGGTGATCGGGTGTCGACCTTACGAATTTGTGGCGCAAGATTACGGCAAGCCGGTGGTTGTGTCGGGATTTGAGCCACTCGACTTGCTGCAATCGATTCTTATGATCTTAAGGCAGCTGAAAGAGGGTCGCGCGGAGGTCGAGAACCAATACAAGCGAGTGGTGCCCTGGGATGGAAACGTGGCAGCACTAAAAGCCTTAGGGGAAGTCTTTGAGGTCAGGCCGTATTTTGAATGGCGTGGCCTCGGATTCATTTCCCAATCGGCCTTGAAATTACGGTCCGCTTTTGCGCCTTGGGATTCCGAAGAACGCTTCGTTGTGAGGGGTGTCCGTGTGACCGATCCGAAGGCGGCCCAATGTGGAGAGGTTTTAAAAGGCGTTTTGAAGCCGCATCAGTGCAAAGTATTTGGCCGTGAATGTACCCCGGAACACCCCATTGGAGCGCTGATGGTTTCGTCGGAGGGAGCGTGTGCCGCATATTACGAGCATGTGTACTTGCGGCAAGTGACCGGCGGGTAG